From a single bacterium genomic region:
- a CDS encoding TldD/PmbA family protein, with amino-acid sequence NRYGFSGRYGGEYLFQMNINGIASETVRRTVLLFDSVRPEPGEQEVVLAAGSSGILLHESIGHGLEADFNRKGISVFSDMINKKIAAPFVTIADDGTIPHSRGSVNVDDEGIPGQKTILVDKGVLRTFMHDRISAKHFKTAPTGNGRRESFRYPPLPRMRTTYMLPGPHTKEEIIKSIKKGILAESFTNGQVMIGAGDFTFYVKSGYLIENGRLTRPVKDINLIGNGPDVLSKINMVGNDLEIDSSTWTCGKDGQDVPVSLGHPTIKVSSITVGSAV; translated from the coding sequence AACCGTTACGGTTTCTCAGGAAGATACGGTGGAGAATACTTGTTTCAAATGAATATTAACGGTATTGCTTCTGAAACAGTCAGGCGGACCGTCCTTCTTTTTGATTCTGTACGGCCGGAACCAGGAGAGCAGGAAGTTGTGCTTGCAGCAGGCAGTTCTGGAATACTTCTGCATGAATCAATCGGACATGGCCTTGAAGCTGACTTTAACAGAAAAGGTATATCTGTGTTCAGCGATATGATAAACAAAAAAATAGCAGCACCGTTTGTTACAATTGCGGATGATGGAACAATCCCCCATTCAAGGGGTTCTGTTAATGTGGATGATGAAGGAATACCCGGGCAGAAAACAATTCTTGTTGACAAAGGGGTACTCAGAACGTTTATGCACGACCGCATCAGCGCCAAGCATTTTAAAACCGCTCCCACTGGAAACGGAAGAAGGGAATCCTTCCGTTATCCTCCTCTGCCGCGGATGAGAACAACTTACATGCTCCCAGGGCCTCATACAAAGGAAGAAATAATAAAAAGCATTAAAAAGGGTATTCTCGCAGAGTCTTTTACCAATGGCCAGGTTATGATTGGAGCCGGTGATTTTACATTTTATGTTAAATCAGGATATCTTATTGAGAACGGAAGGCTTACACGTCCTGTGAAAGATATAAATCTTATTGGAAACGGGCCTGATGTGCTTTCAAAAATAAACATGGTGGGCAATGATCTTGAAATAGACAGCTCTACCTGGACTTGCGGCAAAGACGGCCAGGATGTACCTGTTTCTCTCGGACATCCGACAATAAAGGTATCTTCCATTACTGTGGGTTCAGCAGTGTAA